GATTTGATGGGCATgtgaatattcaaaaaattttgtcaacgAATGACAAGAAATTGAATGGACAGTCAATATTTAGAAATATTTCTCAAAATGGTGTTGCCATTTCTTAAGTTCTCTAATTTATGccacatttttcatttttttaccaAACCAATAACTTCAAAAAGTAATTTCCTTTCCGCATAATGAGGCATACGATACAAAGGGTTTTCTACTAAGGATGATCTTGGCAAATTGAAGACCCTAAAGGGTAcaacataatatatatctttatgCTTGAGAGCAAAAACAAGCAAATAATATCACTTCTAAACAAAACTACATCTCTTTTTCTTCAATAGGATATAAAAGAAGGCTTCACTTgcatttcttaaatttttccttgctaaattattgatattaaacaaattgTCACATGTCCTAgtaaaacattttctttgacTGTCTTATTGCTCTTAGAGCATCAAGCGGCTTGCATGAACAAAATTTTACATGGGGAAATGGCTCTTAGGTCTACATTTGCCTGAAATACAAAAATATGTTCAACATGACCCAATTTACTATGGTATACATGATGGTCACTGGCTTTAAGTAAAGGGGGCTATCAAAAAGTAATGAGACCATTTTTCAAATACATGTTGTTCGAATATATTGTTTTAGCCAAAATCTATccacttattttaaatttagttggCCGAAGCCCTAGTTTTGACCCAATTCAGCCAAAGTAAAACCCAATATTcaagaaatctaaaaaaaaaaaaggggttgGAATACCCTAAACCTCAATCATATAAAGTCTCAAGTCTAGAATAGAGAACTGAATAAAAATAAGTGAAATAGGGAAAGTAACATTCTTCACAAAAGGGGGTTTTTCTGTAAAATAAGGTTTTGCATAATGTCTATGCAAACTCccaattttgtaaaaattatgtGAACATAGGTTCATGTGTATTTTTCTCAGTTTACATAAAAATCACACAAACGGGAAATTTCACATGTTTTGACTTGAGTTTCTTgatgttttcataatttatgcatatctaaatttttaaaatagtttacgTAACATAAAATAACACGTTTCACAACATTTACAACACcttaaatatcaaaacaatTGTAACACTACCAGTATATCACACAGTAATAATACACAATCATTCTAGGTGTAAGATATTAACTAGTGAGATATGTAAATGTAACAATCTTTCTTACTTAGTTTCCGCGCTAAGATTAATCTTAATGATTGATGTAATGCTATTTATTTGcttgattttgtgttttaaatatgagatttttcttataagTTTAAGTATGATATATTGCAAATGAAAGTTAGAAATTAATAGGGTGTAGGTTTAGTTCAGGGTTTTTTTCAAAGGTTTGGGGCAAAATTGTATTTACATAAATTGATTGATTACATTCTATAGGTCAAGGATTATTGGTTATCTTCGTATtaactctttaaaaaatttgttattttattaatatttattttttattgtaaaatattaattttatttgcctAGAGATGCAAtagactctttttcttttttaatctgaaagttcctgcatatatattttccttAGTCCAGTATGGAATCTTATCAGGCTATGCAATGTTTGCTTGAAATCAGATTTAGTCATTCAACCAGTAAAGAGTGACAGGCAAATGATTATATCAGAGAgtgaataacattttcccacctaatATTTGGCCAAAGAATACTTTTCTATCCTTTAAAAGAATAAATCACACATTTCTatacataattaaactttgttttaaCAGTTAATggtataagggtaaaatagtaaatttaccatataaaaatgatgaaaaataaaaaaatatattttacatatcacaattttatattttaaacataacatTTTAACCTTTTTACTGGGTTTTTCCCTAAATATTTCCccaatatatttttgataagaaacaattaattaatataaccaCATAACACATTTAAATACCAAACCAGTAATATCAGATTACTACAAGTTGATTTAACTTCTTCAGGAAACAAGAATTTCATTCCAACTTTCAATCAATTGTTAGCATGagagaattttaaaaacttttaacagCAACTTTGTCCAAGTACCCTTGGAATACAATTTATCATCAACTTGGGGGCAGTTAATCCCACAAGCTCAGTCTGATGTCAATAATCATCTCATCAATCTTACCATCCTACTCACATTGTATATCCAGCAGCAAACATTGAATTAGTCAAACTTCTGCCCATACTGCTGCTATCATCAACCATCTTCTACTAGCCAATTATTCATGCTAAAAATAATTAGTAGAAGACCTTATTGTGAAGAAGATAAATAATGTCTTACAGTGCTCCTCTTCCCACCTAAATTCAGAAGCCAGAATTAGTGTTCAAAATCCAACTCCAAAATATGTTAGGCTGTCCTTTGCAAAGTGATCCTTCTCTTCCAGATCACTGACTCTGACTGCCACATTGTGAGACAGTAACTCCCCagaaacttatttttatttaacatggGCCAGTAAGTTGATAGACTCTACTGGCAAAATGCTGAGAATCTCTTTGGCAAACCAGTACAAGGGTCTTATGTCAATTCAGACCATTAAAAACTCTGGCCTTGCATGCTAATCCCCTTGCCCTTTTATGCAAATTGATAAATCAATATATTCCTCATAGAGCATGCATTAAACTGAAAAATGACTAACAGTTTCACATCTGGTCAAGCAGGTATATTTGCAATAACAATCAAGGGTCCTCCCTCACATTTCATCATGCCAAAAAGATTCGATTTCAGGGAGATGGTGATCCTTTTTCATTAATTCTGTCAATTCCTTTAGTACTGCACGAATATCATCTGAATTAGTATGAGATGTATCCCCAGCAACAAATATGTTTGTTTTCTGTCCTATGACAATCCAGCTACATCCAGGAAGCTTTTTCACtcctttttctctcatttcccTCCTCAAAGTGTTAACCTCACTCCACTTTCCTGATGCTGCAAATATATTAGAAAGCTGCACATATGGAGAAGGATTTTGGGGTTCCAACTCAATGAGTTTCTTGGCAGCCCACCTTCCCCTTATATCATCTCCATGTATCGCACAAGCACCTAGCAGTGTAGCCCAAATCTTAGCATCAGGTTCAAAATTTAGTTTGTTGATGAATTCCTCAGCCTCTTTAAGAAAACCCCATCGACCAAAAAGATCAACCATGCAAGCACAATGATCTATTCTGGGGTTAATCCCGTAGTAGTTTACCATAATTTCAAAGATCTGGTGACCTTCAGATACCTTACCTGCATGGCTGCATGCTGTGAGAACACCAAGGAATGTGACATCATCAGGCATAATATGCGTTTGCTTCATCTCATCAAAGATCTTTAGTGCATCTTCAGCATAACCATTTTTCGCAAATCCAACTATCATTGAGTTCCAggatataacaaaatttttgttctcCATTTCATTGAAAACTTGAACTGAACTTTTCACATCGCCACATTTAGCATACATGCCTACAAGTGCACCACATGTTAACTCATCTAAATCATAACCAATGTGAAAAATTAGAGAATGGATCTCTGCACCATCTCTCAAAGAAGATAGGATAGCACAAGCTCTAAGGACACTGACAAATGTAGCCTGATCAGGCATGACATTGTGGCTACGCATTTCTCGATAGAAATGCAAGGCCTCCTCATTGAAATCATTTTGAGTGTGTCCTGAAATGATAGCAGTCCATAAAACTGTGCTTTTAGGATTTTGGAACTCTGAGAAGAGAATACTTGCATCTTTATTTCTCTTGGAATTCATGTACATACCCAATAGAGAGACCCCCAAGAAGTCATCATCATACAAAAGGCCCCTCTTTATTATAAGACAGTGGATTTGTGTTCCCAGATTAAATGTATGAGGTCCATCACATGCATCTAAAAGACTTGCAAAAGTTATTTCACTTGGGTTCAATCTTTGAAGCTGCATCTCTTGATACAGAACAATGGCTTCCTCTAAATTATTTTGAGCATGACCAGCAATCAAGGCATTCATTGAGACCACACTTCGTTCAGGCATACAAGAAAGGACTTTACGAGCAGCCCCAATATCTCCGCACTTGGCATACATGTCAATAAGCGAGCTTCCTGAGTAAATACTTGTTTCTAGACCAACTTTGACTGACATACAGTGTATCTGTTTCCCTTGCTTGAGACCTTGAACATTGGCACAGGCACTGAGGATGCTGGCCAAGGACACTTCATCAGGCAAAATCCACGATAAAACCATTCTTCGAAACATATGAAAAGCCTCAAACTCATCCCCTTCCTGCACATATCCAACAATAATTGCATTCCAAGAAACATTATCCCGATTCCTTATGCGCTCAAAttgttgtcttgcttccttcAAAGCACCAGACTTAGCATACATGTCAACTAATGCATTCCCCACAAATAAGTTAGATGCAAAGTTGTTCTTGATAATTACAGTATGCAACTGGCGACCTACTTCCAAATAGTCCAGGCAGGCACATGAACTCAAAATGCTAGTATAGGTAAAGTCATCAGCATGAAAACCAGAGCCCTTCATAGTGGAGAACAGTTCCAGCACTTCATGGGCATACCCACTCTGTGAATAACCTCCAAGCATAGAATTCCACAAAACAATATTCCTTTCATTTAAAGATTCAAAAACTTTCTTTGCAGACTCCATTTTTTCACACTTAGAATACATATTTATCAAAGAACTCCCCACATAAACATTAGAGTCTAAACCCTGTTTAATAGCCTCAGCATGAACTATCAAGCCAAATTCAAGAGCGGATAAACCTGAAATGGCACTTAATACACTGCCTAACGTGGATCGTGAGGATTTAACACCAGCTTTCCTCATTCTTTGAAAAAAGTTGATCGCTTCTTCCTCGTAGCCTCTCTTTGCATGCCCAGATATCATCACATTCCATGCCACAACATTTGGGTTTTGCATCTGATCAAACACTTCACATGCTTCATCAAACTGACCTAGACCAACAAACGCATTTATCACAGTCACAGAAGCCACCTGGTCTGGAACTCGGCCCAGTTTCTTCATCTCATCAAACACTTCCAAAGCAGCTTCAGGTGAACCAGCCTGAATGTACCCAGCAATCATTGATGTCCAAGAAACTGTATCCAAATCCACTGCACCATCAAAAACCCTCCTAGCATCTCTCACATTACCACATTTAGCATACATATCAATAAGAGCACCCTCACAAAAAGAACTCATCTCAACCCCAAACTTAACAACATGACAATGTATTTGCCTACCGTAATTAACATCTACTAATTTAGCAGAAGCAGATAAAACCATGGCAAATGTGAACTCATTTGGCAACACCCCACAATTACACAACAACCCAAAAGATTGAACAACATGTTCAAACAACCCACGCTTCGAATACATGGACAAAATAGAGTTCCAAGCCAAAATATACCTCTCTTCTAGCCTATTAAACACCTTCTCAGCCAGGTCTACATTGCCACACTTAGCATAAAGATCAACTATAGCGTTTCCTAACAACCCGTTTGTCCCAAATCCAAATCTGAGGCTCTGAGCATGAACAATTCTGCTTGTTTCCAAAGCGTGGGTTAGTTTCTGAGGCCTTTCGTCGAACAT
This is a stretch of genomic DNA from Mangifera indica cultivar Alphonso chromosome 11, CATAS_Mindica_2.1, whole genome shotgun sequence. It encodes these proteins:
- the LOC123228954 gene encoding pentatricopeptide repeat-containing protein At3g09040, mitochondrial, whose translation is MRLRFLFTSSQNSKPRSIVQYSSILKITSCSTSFNSNPVYTYLLQTCLQECKQINTRHMFDERPQKLTHALETSRIVHAQSLRFGFGTNGLLGNAIVDLYAKCGNVDLAEKVFNRLEERYILAWNSILSMYSKRGLFEHVVQSFGLLCNCGVLPNEFTFAMVLSASAKLVDVNYGRQIHCHVVKFGVEMSSFCEGALIDMYAKCGNVRDARRVFDGAVDLDTVSWTSMIAGYIQAGSPEAALEVFDEMKKLGRVPDQVASVTVINAFVGLGQFDEACEVFDQMQNPNVVAWNVMISGHAKRGYEEEAINFFQRMRKAGVKSSRSTLGSVLSAISGLSALEFGLIVHAEAIKQGLDSNVYVGSSLINMYSKCEKMESAKKVFESLNERNIVLWNSMLGGYSQSGYAHEVLELFSTMKGSGFHADDFTYTSILSSCACLDYLEVGRQLHTVIIKNNFASNLFVGNALVDMYAKSGALKEARQQFERIRNRDNVSWNAIIVGYVQEGDEFEAFHMFRRMVLSWILPDEVSLASILSACANVQGLKQGKQIHCMSVKVGLETSIYSGSSLIDMYAKCGDIGAARKVLSCMPERSVVSMNALIAGHAQNNLEEAIVLYQEMQLQRLNPSEITFASLLDACDGPHTFNLGTQIHCLIIKRGLLYDDDFLGVSLLGMYMNSKRNKDASILFSEFQNPKSTVLWTAIISGHTQNDFNEEALHFYREMRSHNVMPDQATFVSVLRACAILSSLRDGAEIHSLIFHIGYDLDELTCGALVGMYAKCGDVKSSVQVFNEMENKNFVISWNSMIVGFAKNGYAEDALKIFDEMKQTHIMPDDVTFLGVLTACSHAGKVSEGHQIFEIMVNYYGINPRIDHCACMVDLFGRWGFLKEAEEFINKLNFEPDAKIWATLLGACAIHGDDIRGRWAAKKLIELEPQNPSPYVQLSNIFAASGKWSEVNTLRREMREKGVKKLPGCSWIVIGQKTNIFVAGDTSHTNSDDIRAVLKELTELMKKDHHLPEIESFWHDEM